The genomic interval GATTTCTGAGGAGCTCTACGATAAAGACTTTGTAGAAAAGTACACCATTGGCTTCAAGGAGCTAAAAAATGAGGTGTCAAAGTGGCCACCTAGCCGGGTCTCCGAAGTCACAGGCGTCGATGTTTCTTCCATTAGGAGGCTTGCAGAGCTATACTCCGAGAAAAAGCCAAGCGTCACCTTTATTGGTCTCGGTATCCAGAAGAGCCTAAACGGGGCGCAGGCCGTTAGGGCTATCTCTCTCATACCTGCTCTGCTAGGCATCCATAGGGGCTTCTACTATACAAACAGCAGGAGATGGCTAGCCAACATTGCAAAGGTCACAGGGGAAGAAATCTCGAAGCCAAAGCGAATCGTTAGCCAGGTGGCTCTGGCCGAGCACATCGAGAGGGGCGAGTTCAAGTTCATCTTTGTCTACAACATGAACCCTGCCTTGACCCTTCCAGGACAAGAGAAGCTCCGCAGAGGATTAGCGAGGGGAGACGTGTTTGTCGTCCAGTTCGACACGCATTGGAACGAGACTTCCATGTATGCAGACATCGCTCTGCCTGCCACAACCTACCTCGAGAAGTCAGACGTAGTCCTGCCCTATGGACACAACTATGTCGCTTTCTCGCAAAGGGCCATTGAGCCGCAGGGCGAAAGCAGAGACGAGACGTGGCTCACATGCGAGCTAGCGAAGAGGCTTGGAGCCCCAGAATGGGTCTGCATGGATCCAATCCAGGTATTAAGGGAGGCACTAGAGGGGGCCATAGAAGGCACATTCGAAGACCTATTGAGCGGGAAAGTTCTGAGGCTCAAGACGCGTCCACTAGACGCGTACCAGACGCCCAGCGGGAAGATAGAGCTATACTCAACAACTGCCATTAAACTAGGCTATAGCCCCTTGCCAGAGATGGAATACCTGACAGGCAAGGGTTTCGTTCTCCTCAACTCTGCTACCCCGAAATATACCCATACACAGTTCCGCGATGTCTACGGGCCCATACCAGCAATTGTCCAGATAAATCCAGAGGACGCCATGGAACTTGGGATAAGGGACGGAGAAGAAGTTGTGCTCTACAACGAAAACGGGGAGGTAAGAGTCAAAGCACAAGTAGTCGACAAAGTCCCCAGAGGTGTCCTGTGGTCTCCTAGGCAGCTTATAGACTTGAACGGTAGGCCCCAGAACACTCTTGTCCCGACGACAACCCAGAAGATAGGAGGCGGCCCGGTCTTCAATTCTGTAATGGTATATTTGAGGAAGCCTAATTCCACTGGCTAAACCGTTGGACAGCGAAGAAGATATTAGGCAGATTCAACAATACAGTTTCGAGGCAAATGGAGATAACCAGCCCCATAGTAAACTTTCTCGTAGTGGTCGCGGCGCTCATCATAGCTATTGCCTCAACATTCTTTTACCACGCTTCTTACTCCATCTTTGTATTCCTGCTTGTTACTGGGTCGTGGCTCGTCTTGACAGCTTTCCTTACAAGGAGAAAACGCGGCGTGACAAGGTATCCTGCTAGCGCTGTTCGCTCCCTGTACGGCGGTCTAATGCTTTCCGTTTCTGCCGCAGGCATCCTTTTCCTCGACTCTTTGGACTGGAGGATAGCTGTCATAGTTTTTCTAGCGGGTATTGGTTTAACAGGCGTGGCTTTCTATCTGCTAGCTAAACAATAAATACATGGCGAATTCCTTTTCTGTATGGCTAGGCTTCCAGAACAGTTCCTAGAGTGGAACTACTATGGCCGTAAGAGGCTTCTCGAAAAGCTCTTGTCGGGAGGCATGACCCGCGAAATGGCTTTAGAATTCATGAGGCATACACCTGTCCTCGTAACGGCGGCAGAGGTCGACGGCCGAATCGAGGTAAATGGGAAGGTGGTGGGCTCAGGCTACGTTGCAAGCAAGGACTACCTTAGTGAAAAAATAAAGGTCTTCAGGGAACACATCAAGGAGTCAGACGAGAAATATAACAGTGGAGTCGGCTACGACAAAATAGAAGAAGAACACCTCCTAAGAGGGGTTAAGCTCCTCCTGGAGCATATATACCTCGAAAAAGAGAGAGCCGACCGAGAAATCGACTTCGAAGTTCTTGCTACAGTCGAGCTGGCAAAGCAAAGCCCCCACTCTTCTAAGCATACCTGGAGCCTGATCCAGAAGAACCCCCGCGTAAGCCTTGTCTACTATCAACCCCCAGCACTTAGCTATGAAATCAAGGGCCACGCCTCTATACACCTAGACGACCAGCTACACGAATTTGTCACCCTTGTCCACGACTCTTTCCACTATACGCCTCCCCAGGCTAGAAGCGATAGACCAGTATACATTATACACGTAGAAGAGGTCTACGACAACAGTGCAAGCCCCAAGGGTTTCGGGAGAAGACTGGTATAAAAAGAATCCTTTTCACTTCAAAAGCTTTATTGTTTTTACCTCGTATGGAGCCATCTCCACAAGAATCTCGCCATCCCTTGTCTCAATTTTGCCCAGCGAGTTAAGCTCCGGAATGTCTACCTCTACGGCTTCCCTAAAGACAGCGTTGAGCTTTACCCTTGTCTTCACATTCCTGCTTTGAGGGTTATAAAGCCTAATGACAACACCGTCTCCGTCTTCTGACTTCTTGAATGCTCCCAATAGGACCTCTGGGGGCTCAATCTCGATGAAGCTTTCAGCCATGCCTGCAGGGGACCCGGTATCAAATATTACTGGGTCGTAGAGAACCTCGCTGGACACGAAGGGAACCCTTGCCTCCTCGTAGCCGCCTAGATGGGGGTAGATATAGTAGGTGAACTCGAACTCGCCCAAGTCACTCCACGGGTTGGGGAAGAGAGGCGACTTTATGAGGCTAAGGCTGACAGCTTCCTCGCTTACAGAGTAGCCGTGCCTGCTCGGAGAGATAACTGCAAATCCAACTTCTCCATTGGATATGTCGACCCATCGGAGAGCCGGAGACTCGAATTTAGCCTTGTCCCAGCTCGTCTTCCACGAGGGGCTTCTCTCCACTACGCCGTATGGCGTCTCGAAGACTGCCCTTAAAGGCTTAAATGACGGCTTGAACCAGGCCTTGAGCAGGTAGCCCTTGTCGTACCACTCCAGCCTCGTCTTGACCTCGACTACTGGGCTCGAATCGTAAACGCATATTGTTTGCTTGATCCTCGACTTCTTATAGCTCTTCTCATACTCGATACATGCCTGTAGGGGTCCATTCGAGACGATTCTTGGCTTTGAGACTGTGACTGTGTCTTCCCACTGCGTCAGAAAGTCATCTGTAAGTTCCCACGCATCAAACACCCCAGGCTTGTCCACGTGTATCCTGAGGGAGTTCGAAGGATAGGATAATATTTCCCTGCCGCTTGGCACGAGCTTTAGATACTTGATTTCTCCGTTGCTAGCAACAAAAAGCTCGAGGACCCCGTTGTTGACAAGTACCCCGTCATCTTTTTCTTCAACGATGATTGAGCCCCTCGGTTCACACTTAGACTCGCCTATCTCCATGCTCCTATACCCGGCAGGAGGCAACTCGACCTCTACCAGCAACTCCTTTCCGTTGTCCTGGCAACGAGCACCTTTGGGTTGCAGGTGCCTCGGCACGGAAACGATTGCTTTCCGCCCCCATGGCAGAGGGTTAAAGAAGCCCACATTGCCGGAGCCACCATTAGTTAAGGATTGTAGCCCCTCCTTCGTGATATCGGCCAGTTCTTGGATCGCCCTCGTAAGCTCCCTGGTTGCTTCGTCGTATACCTCCATTATGGATGACCCTGGCAAGACGTCGTGGAACTGGTTGAGGAGCACAGTTTTCCAGATTCTTTCAAGCCTTCTAGCATAGTCTTCACGGGTCTTGAGATACGAAGCAGTTGCGACCAATTCTGCAATGTATAGGTTCTTTTCGGCTCTCCACATCAGCTCCTTTACCGGGAGATTCGTTGTATACGTGCCCCTGTGATACTCTACATAGAGCTCATTGTTCCACACGGGCAACCCGTCTCGCACTTTCTCGATCTTCTCAAGGTAATCCTTCTCAGAGAAGGGCTTTATCCTTGGAAGTCCTGGGACCTTTGACAAGAATGGGAACCGTTCAAGCATCTCGATGGTAGGGCCTCCCCCGCCGTCACCGTAGCCGTAAGCATAGGGTATGAATGGTGCCGAGTCCTTCTCCTTGTACTTTGTCCAGTAGTCCCTTATGCTGTTAGGTGTAAGCATCTCGTTATAGCTGTTTAGAAGTATCTGTACAGGAATAGTTGACCCGTCTACACCTTTCCAGAGGAAGGAGTGGTAGGGAAAAGTATTCGTATCGTTCCAGAGAGGCTTATGCGTAACGAAGACCTTTAAGCCGCTTTTCAACAGGAGCTGGGGAAGAGAAAAAGCAAAGCCAAAGCTGTCAGGTATCCATCCTATACTGCAAGTCCTGCCAAACCTAGAATAGAAATGTCTCTGCCCATAGAGAAACTGTCTCGCAAGGCTTTCACCTCCCACAAGTTGCGTGTCGCTCTCTATCCACATGCCACCCACAGGTATCCATTTGCCCTCCTTGACAAGCCTCTTTATCTCTTCAAATACGTCTGGGTAGTCTTCCTCTATCCACTCATAGTAAAGCGCAGAGCTCTGTGCATAGACTGCCTCATTGTAGTTTTTCAAAAGCTGAATCATGTTTGAAAAAGTCCTCGCGACTTTTTCACGGGTCTCCCTAAATGGCCAGAGCCACGCCGCATCTATATGGCTGTGTCCGAGGGCTAGAATCTCTCCGCTGAGAGTGTTCTCCTTGGATAGAGAGTCAAGCACCGGCAGTATTCTTTCCTCTATCCTGTCAATGGCCTCTCGTAGCTCGTTTATATCTACTGCGCTAATGTCCCTGAGTTTTCCAGCCAAGACGCCGGCGCCATATACTCCAGAAAGCCACGAATAGTCACCATATTTACGTGGTATATCCCCCCTAGGAACCCCCTCCACCGTCTCATAGAGAAGGCTTAGAGCAGCAGTCAACTGTTGGATGCTGGGCGTGACAGATATGTCCCTTAAGGCATTGAATAAGGTCTCCTCTAGCTTCATGCGTAGCTGGTCTCCAGAAGGCAAACTCCTTACATAATCCAAAAGTGATAATAGGTTCAAGGAGAGGTAGAACGCCCTTGGATAAACCTCTACCAGAAAGGCTCTCCTAAGGCAGAGGCTCCAGTCATGGTAGCCGAACATCCTCCGAATCGAGACCCTCATCCTAATGTTCCTCGTTCCAGGCTCCATGGGAAAATAGGTGTGGGCGTCATCTATGCCTCCATAAAGCTTGTCATCTACCTCTAGGGTTGCATTCCCACCCAGGACAACTTTGAAAAACCACTTGTAATCGGTTGGAGGAACCCTTGCCCTCGTCTCTAAGAGGTAGATTCTGTCCGGTTCTGCCTGTATGTGTATCGGCAAGAAAACCTCTCTACCGTTCAGCCTCCAGATCTGTAGGGGAATAAATCGCTGGACAGAGGCCGATAATAAGTCAAAGAGCCTCCTCTCGGCGTCCCAAAGCTTCATAATGTCCGCTAAAAATAGACCTATGAGTTATTAAAACATTACTAATCTGAATTAAAAACAAATTCTCAAAGGGATTGTGCGAAGAAACGAAAGATAAATCGTTAGGCACATGGTTGAAGAGATTGTTCTAGTAATGCGAAACAAATTAATCTTTGTTTTATTGTTCTCCTATTAATGAATAAAAAAATAGTGCAAGCTATAATTGGGCCTATCTTGTTTTTCCTCCTAGCTGTTTTGCCGCCTCTACCATTTGTTACACAAGCCTCCCAGCAAGTCAAAGCACCATTTACAAATGCTCCACAAGTCGCCCTCGGGGGACTAATCTGGGTGGCAACGTGGTGGATATTCGAGGTTGCACCTCTCGGCTTGACGGGTCTCCTCGCGGCAGCACTCTTCAGCTTTCTGGGCTTTGTCTCGTGGGGGGACTCCCTAAAGAGCTTCACTGACCCTATTATATGGGTCTTTATGGGTGGCTTTGTCCTGGCCAAGGCTTTCCAGGTCTCAGGGCTAGACAGGAGAATAGCACTATGGATCGCAAACCTTTACAAGGGCCAAAACCCAATGATTGCCGCGCTCTTTGTCGCAGGCTTGCCCGTATTCTTTCTAACAATGACTGGCTCAATTACTGCTTCAACTTCCGTAGTATATCCAATAGTCCTCTCTTTCCTGGCGCTTACAAGAGCCTCCGACAGGTACTCAGAAGCCACTCTGCTTCTCTTAGGAGAAGCGGCCACAGCTGGGGCCATGCTCTTCCTGATAAGCACACCGCCAAACCTAATAGCGAAACAAGTGATCGAGTCAAATGTCCCAGGGCTAACCCTCACCTTTTTCGACTGGTTCATCGTGGGGACAGTCCAGGCAGTAATCGGTCTACTCATCGTATGGATAATAGTCTTCGCGGTTCTAGGAGTTAAAAAGGAACACTCGCTCGAAAAACTGCAGGAAATAGTAGTCCAAGAAAGGGCAAAGTTGCCCCCAATGTCTATCCGCGAAAAAATAGTTCTAGGAGTCTTCCTCTTTGCTCTCTTCTTGTGGCTTATACCCGGGCTCCTCAACATAGCCGCAAACCTAGACCCAAACCTGCAAACACTAGCCAAGACTGCCTCGAGCCTGCTCCCTGAAGCTGTACCAGCCGTCCTAGCGATTCTCCTCCTCGGGCTAATAAAAGTGCAAGGGAGACCGCTCCTAACATTCAAAGAGATATCGGAAGGAATAGACTGGAACGTCGTCTTCCTATTTGGAGGCGGCCTGGCCATGGGGAAAGCACTAGACTCTAGCGGTTTTTCCAGCTGGATAGGTCTCATCGTAACAAATAGCAGTATACAGCTCAACACCTACACACTTAGTATTATCGGCGGAGTTCTAGGATTCCTAATTACTTTCCCAGCATCAAACACTGCATCAGCAATAGTAGCTGCTCCACTAATTGCAAAGATCGCAAAAGCCGCAGGAGTCAACCCAGTCGCTCCAGTAATCACGACTGCCCTAGCATGTTCTATTTCCTCGGCCATCCCCTCCACGACACCGCCAATGGCGATAATCTACGGCTCTGGAAAAGTAAACATAAAGAACATGTTCAAGGCAGGATTCCTAGCCGACGTCACACGTCTCCCAATCCTCGTACAACTCTTTCTATCGCTTAAAGGATTATAGCCCCAAGGGTTACCTTTTTAAGATGCAATGGGTAAAAAGCAGGCATGGGTGAAATCTTAACTTACACGTTGCTTCAAAGGCTGGACTCTTTAGAAAAAGTTTTCAGGGCAAACCTTCAGCTCGCTAATACACTGAGGAACTATATATCGAGAAAACTAGAGGAGCTCAGGAAGCGTGAGGGAAGCGACTTCAGCCTCAAAATTATGGATTTCTGCGGGACACATGAATGGACCATTGTACATTTCGGCTTGAGGAGCCTCATGCCAAAGGGAATAGAGCTGGTCGCGGGGCCCGGTTGCCCAGTCTGTGTGACTCCCTCCTATTACATTGAGCAAGCCATTAGACTCTCCCTGGAAGGCATAACAATCTACACGTATGGAGACACGTTCAAGTTGCCAGCAATTAATCCGGTAGACGGGGTCAGTTCACTGGAAGAAGCCAGGGCCAGGGGAGGCCGGGTAAAGCTTGCTCTCTCCCTTATGGATGCCATAAGAGACGCAAAAGCTACAGGTAAAGATTCCCTCTTCCTGGGAATAGGCTTCGAGACAGTTGCTCCTGGCTATGCCAGAGCATTGGTAGCAGACATGTTGCCCCCAAACCTCAAGCTCCTAAGCCTGGTCAAGCTGACGCCCCCCGCGATGTTCTATTCCCTGGACATACTGCGAGACAAGCCAACTGACGCGCCCGTAATGGGGGTGATTGCCCCGGGTCACGTCTCAACAGTTACGGGTGCCAAGGCCTGGGTCCCGGTGGCGGAGCACTTCGGTATACCAGTAGTTGTTTCAGGGTTCGAGCCGATAGATGTCTTGTCGTCTATTGCTGAAATCATGAGGCAACTCGTAAACCGGGAGGCAAGCGTAAAAATAGAGTACACGAGGGCAGTGACATGGCAGGGAGACCTAAAAACCCAGGCAATGATACATAGAGCCTTCGAGGTAGCCGACGATGCATGGAGAGGGATAGGCTTTATACCCCTAAGTGGACTCAGAATAAGGGAAAAATACTCCAAGAACGATGCACGCGAAGCATATGGAATAAGGGAACTAACACCCGCAGAATGGAAAAAAGACACACCCCCAGGATGCAGGTGTGCAGAAGTCACCCTGGGAAAGGCAAAGCCCACAGACTGCCCAATGTTCATGAAAAAGTGCACCCCCGAGAAGCCCTACGGCCCCTGCATGGTCTCAATAGAAGGAACCTGCGCCGTCTGGGCTAGGTTCGGCGGGGGAGGCCTGGCACAAGAAATAGCCGCAGAGCTAGAGCAAATCTAACCAAATACATAAACACATAAATAGAAGCCTCGAACCATTCTACCTTATGTGTTGGGGGACGCCAGCAGTTGTTCTCGAGCTAAGCCAAGACGGCTCCACAGCCAAGGTTGACTATGGCGACGGGGTCGTCAGAGAAGTCTTTGTAGGGATAACAGAGGAGAAACTATCAAGAGGAGACATCGTAATGGTACACGCAGGAGTAATAATTTCCAAGCTGACGCCGGAAGGCCTCCGCGAGGAAATAGAATTCATAAATGGCATACTCCAAGAAGCTGGGGAAAGCGAGAACCTGCTTGCCCAGCTCAGACAAAACGTTATAGAACTGGCCGAAAAAATAAAGAGCGGAAACGCTTAACCTCCTATTCTCGCCACCTAGGTGTAGGGCAACATCCAAAACGTGAAACATTAATAATATCCTATCATAACCAGTTGGTAGCTGAGGAGTATGCAGGAGGACACCTCTAAGGTCATAGAGCTGGCCGACGGACAGGGCGGAGTCGAGACAATGAGGCTCCTCGAAAAGCTCTTCTTCAAGCGTGTGGAAGAAAAACTCAAGAAGGTCGAGGGGGGCGTCGGCATAGATTTCCCAGACGACGGCGCCCTAATACCGCTTCCCGACGGTTCATACCTCGTCGCCACAGCGGACGCCTACACAGTTAACCCACCATTCTTTCCAGGTGGAAACATTGGGAGCCTCGCGGCACACGGCTCAATAAACGACGTAGTGATGATGGGTGGAAAGCCAATAGCGATGCTCGACACAATAGTGGTAGAGGAGGGCTTCCCCCTAAAAAGCCTCGAAGAAATAGTCGACTCTTTCCTCTCTGTGCTCAGAGCCGAGGGAATACCCCTTATTGGTGGAGACTTCAAGGTCATGCCGAAGGGACAGCTAGACAAGATAACAATAACAACAGTCGGCCTGGGGATCACTAGGACCCCCATAGTCGACAAGCCTAGGCCCGGAGACAAAATAGTGGTCACAGACTTCGTGGGCGACCACGGCGCAGTCATCCTCCTAACCCAGATGGGAATGGAGAACGCCGAGGAAATAGCCTCTGGCCAACTAAAAAGCGACACAAAGCCATTGACACCCCTCCTAAAGGTACTCGAGAAATATCCCGGAAAAATAAACGCGGCACGGGATCCCACACGTGGAGGGCTCTCAGCCATCCTAAACGAGTGGACAAAGGAGAACGGGTTGCTTGCGGTCATAGAAGACAGCAAAGTCCCAGTCAGGCCATCCGTGAAAAGGTTCGCAGAAATGCTCGGAGTAGACCCCCTATACCTCGCCAGCGAAGGCGTCGCAGTGCTATCTGTCTCCCAGGACGCCGCAGAACAATTCGTAGAAGACCTAAGGAGCAACGGCTTCCCAAACGCCACAATCATCGGAGAAATACGCGAGCACCCCAAGTACAAGGGCTATGTCCTCCTAAAAACAGACATAGGCGGACACAGGATACTCGAGCCACCAAGAGGAGTAATAGTCCCACGCATCTGCTAGAACATAAAATTCTCTCCAAGCCCCTACATGCGCGCGCAGAAAGAATAGTTAGATGTTTATTTTCCTGAATGCGTCTAATATTTCTTCCATATTTTTATGCAACCTAGAAAGAATTGAGGGCGTTGTGTGCCTCTATAGTTGTACTTGTGTGTGCCTTGCCTTTTACTGCAGACTGGGCTTCTTGCTGGCCATTTTTAGAGCGATTTCGAAGTCGTTTAGCTCCATGAAGGCCTCTGATAGCAGGTAGTGGTATTTTTTGGTGTCCCGGTTTATCACGGTTAGTCCTTCGCTTAGAGCCTTGTATCTGAGGAGTGGGGCGCCTCGTCTAGTGGGACAATGTCTATTTCGACTGAGAGTTTTTTCTCTAGCTGTGAAGCTATTTCGGTCAACTCTCTGAAGGCGGGGGGCTAGACGTGATTATTCCAATGTCTACGTCTCGAACGATCCTTCTCCGGAGCACAGAGCCAAATATGACGGCTATCAATATGTAGTCATATTTTTCTAGGACTTCTTTGACAGCCTCCTTTACTTTTT from Thermofilum adornatum carries:
- a CDS encoding molybdopterin-dependent oxidoreductase, translating into MPLVRTVCPRDCYDTCHLQVVEKAGLTQVLPDPSNEFTSGFLCARGVADLKRAFSKERILYPHLRNKGKPSLGFKRIGWSEALNIVAEKITETIRDYGPEALLHVEYAGNMGLLAWYYPQRLWNWLQATMTDYSICSKSGHAALSLHYGLSYGRLPEEMKGSKLFVFWGFNAAVSSPHFWALALRERNKGALIIAIDPRKSETVERSDFSINPRPGTDVALAYGVMNILISEELYDKDFVEKYTIGFKELKNEVSKWPPSRVSEVTGVDVSSIRRLAELYSEKKPSVTFIGLGIQKSLNGAQAVRAISLIPALLGIHRGFYYTNSRRWLANIAKVTGEEISKPKRIVSQVALAEHIERGEFKFIFVYNMNPALTLPGQEKLRRGLARGDVFVVQFDTHWNETSMYADIALPATTYLEKSDVVLPYGHNYVAFSQRAIEPQGESRDETWLTCELAKRLGAPEWVCMDPIQVLREALEGAIEGTFEDLLSGKVLRLKTRPLDAYQTPSGKIELYSTTAIKLGYSPLPEMEYLTGKGFVLLNSATPKYTHTQFRDVYGPIPAIVQINPEDAMELGIRDGEEVVLYNENGEVRVKAQVVDKVPRGVLWSPRQLIDLNGRPQNTLVPTTTQKIGGGPVFNSVMVYLRKPNSTG
- a CDS encoding alpha-mannosidase, encoding MKLWDAERRLFDLLSASVQRFIPLQIWRLNGREVFLPIHIQAEPDRIYLLETRARVPPTDYKWFFKVVLGGNATLEVDDKLYGGIDDAHTYFPMEPGTRNIRMRVSIRRMFGYHDWSLCLRRAFLVEVYPRAFYLSLNLLSLLDYVRSLPSGDQLRMKLEETLFNALRDISVTPSIQQLTAALSLLYETVEGVPRGDIPRKYGDYSWLSGVYGAGVLAGKLRDISAVDINELREAIDRIEERILPVLDSLSKENTLSGEILALGHSHIDAAWLWPFRETREKVARTFSNMIQLLKNYNEAVYAQSSALYYEWIEEDYPDVFEEIKRLVKEGKWIPVGGMWIESDTQLVGGESLARQFLYGQRHFYSRFGRTCSIGWIPDSFGFAFSLPQLLLKSGLKVFVTHKPLWNDTNTFPYHSFLWKGVDGSTIPVQILLNSYNEMLTPNSIRDYWTKYKEKDSAPFIPYAYGYGDGGGGPTIEMLERFPFLSKVPGLPRIKPFSEKDYLEKIEKVRDGLPVWNNELYVEYHRGTYTTNLPVKELMWRAEKNLYIAELVATASYLKTREDYARRLERIWKTVLLNQFHDVLPGSSIMEVYDEATRELTRAIQELADITKEGLQSLTNGGSGNVGFFNPLPWGRKAIVSVPRHLQPKGARCQDNGKELLVEVELPPAGYRSMEIGESKCEPRGSIIVEEKDDGVLVNNGVLELFVASNGEIKYLKLVPSGREILSYPSNSLRIHVDKPGVFDAWELTDDFLTQWEDTVTVSKPRIVSNGPLQACIEYEKSYKKSRIKQTICVYDSSPVVEVKTRLEWYDKGYLLKAWFKPSFKPLRAVFETPYGVVERSPSWKTSWDKAKFESPALRWVDISNGEVGFAVISPSRHGYSVSEEAVSLSLIKSPLFPNPWSDLGEFEFTYYIYPHLGGYEEARVPFVSSEVLYDPVIFDTGSPAGMAESFIEIEPPEVLLGAFKKSEDGDGVVIRLYNPQSRNVKTRVKLNAVFREAVEVDIPELNSLGKIETRDGEILVEMAPYEVKTIKLLK
- a CDS encoding SLC13 family permease, giving the protein MNKKIVQAIIGPILFFLLAVLPPLPFVTQASQQVKAPFTNAPQVALGGLIWVATWWIFEVAPLGLTGLLAAALFSFLGFVSWGDSLKSFTDPIIWVFMGGFVLAKAFQVSGLDRRIALWIANLYKGQNPMIAALFVAGLPVFFLTMTGSITASTSVVYPIVLSFLALTRASDRYSEATLLLLGEAATAGAMLFLISTPPNLIAKQVIESNVPGLTLTFFDWFIVGTVQAVIGLLIVWIIVFAVLGVKKEHSLEKLQEIVVQERAKLPPMSIREKIVLGVFLFALFLWLIPGLLNIAANLDPNLQTLAKTASSLLPEAVPAVLAILLLGLIKVQGRPLLTFKEISEGIDWNVVFLFGGGLAMGKALDSSGFSSWIGLIVTNSSIQLNTYTLSIIGGVLGFLITFPASNTASAIVAAPLIAKIAKAAGVNPVAPVITTALACSISSAIPSTTPPMAIIYGSGKVNIKNMFKAGFLADVTRLPILVQLFLSLKGL
- the hypD gene encoding hydrogenase formation protein HypD, which produces MGEILTYTLLQRLDSLEKVFRANLQLANTLRNYISRKLEELRKREGSDFSLKIMDFCGTHEWTIVHFGLRSLMPKGIELVAGPGCPVCVTPSYYIEQAIRLSLEGITIYTYGDTFKLPAINPVDGVSSLEEARARGGRVKLALSLMDAIRDAKATGKDSLFLGIGFETVAPGYARALVADMLPPNLKLLSLVKLTPPAMFYSLDILRDKPTDAPVMGVIAPGHVSTVTGAKAWVPVAEHFGIPVVVSGFEPIDVLSSIAEIMRQLVNREASVKIEYTRAVTWQGDLKTQAMIHRAFEVADDAWRGIGFIPLSGLRIREKYSKNDAREAYGIRELTPAEWKKDTPPGCRCAEVTLGKAKPTDCPMFMKKCTPEKPYGPCMVSIEGTCAVWARFGGGGLAQEIAAELEQI
- a CDS encoding HypC/HybG/HupF family hydrogenase formation chaperone, yielding MCWGTPAVVLELSQDGSTAKVDYGDGVVREVFVGITEEKLSRGDIVMVHAGVIISKLTPEGLREEIEFINGILQEAGESENLLAQLRQNVIELAEKIKSGNA
- the hypE gene encoding hydrogenase expression/formation protein HypE — protein: MQEDTSKVIELADGQGGVETMRLLEKLFFKRVEEKLKKVEGGVGIDFPDDGALIPLPDGSYLVATADAYTVNPPFFPGGNIGSLAAHGSINDVVMMGGKPIAMLDTIVVEEGFPLKSLEEIVDSFLSVLRAEGIPLIGGDFKVMPKGQLDKITITTVGLGITRTPIVDKPRPGDKIVVTDFVGDHGAVILLTQMGMENAEEIASGQLKSDTKPLTPLLKVLEKYPGKINAARDPTRGGLSAILNEWTKENGLLAVIEDSKVPVRPSVKRFAEMLGVDPLYLASEGVAVLSVSQDAAEQFVEDLRSNGFPNATIIGEIREHPKYKGYVLLKTDIGGHRILEPPRGVIVPRIC